The sequence AGCACCACGCCCGTCACGAACGACGCGCGCGGGGAGGCGAGCCGGGTGATGGCCCAGGCGACCTCCTCGGGGCGGCCGATCCGGCCGAGCGGGGTGTGGTCGAGCTGCCACCGGCGCAGGGCGGCGCGCCGCTCGGGCGAGTACCCGGTGTGCTCGGTGATGGGTGTGTCGATCGCGCCCGGGGCCACGGCGACCACCCGGATGCCGTGCGGCGCCAGTTCCACCGCCCAGCCGCGGGTCAGCACCTCCAGGGCCGCCTTGCCCGCCGCGTACAGCGAGTTGCCGGGCCAGCCGCGCTGGCCCACCGAGGTCGTCACGTTCACCACCACGCCCCGGCTCTCCTCCAGCGCGGGCAGCGCGGCCTGGGTGAGCAGCACGGGCGCGAGGAGGTT comes from Streptomyces sp. SCL15-4 and encodes:
- a CDS encoding SDR family oxidoreductase; amino-acid sequence: MTENSNSRNQPPRTVLVTGAGTGIGRATARAFAAEGARVLAVGRRTAPLAETAEGHPGITPLSADLTAEDGPASVVGAALERHGRIDVLVNNAAVVTDDSLRSYTRASVRPLLQTNLLAPVLLTQAALPALEESRGVVVNVTTSVGQRGWPGNSLYAAGKAALEVLTRGWAVELAPHGIRVVAVAPGAIDTPITEHTGYSPERRAALRRWQLDHTPLGRIGRPEEVAWAITRLASPRASFVTGVVLPVDGGAVVS